The following are encoded in a window of Eschrichtius robustus isolate mEscRob2 chromosome 1, mEscRob2.pri, whole genome shotgun sequence genomic DNA:
- the HEATR4 gene encoding HEAT repeat-containing protein 4 — protein sequence MPLITHLVTNGSFKVPGHASRSSTGPGSVEGSICWETMTKTEKGKTFLSQHFRQSLSPRLGWGMIFSYLKPRNKEECASVSSVPPVFHSSPQHCANLKNLYLKQAAANLTFSQEVVQQRGLASIPYSQYSFDHLYDADSIIQPPQVRKPRPEKPISFKFLDFSGPSTRVTSQAMKMESSANLKKLKKSKPASAVQEASGPLNLHPSRELDVLDLSLSPDVNLEERETWLPPPEKEARAWQAVMLEKLNKRTARWIQNKRPLRPGVSPSKWQSFLHQQYDWSHIRDELTSSSDLELLKQLEEEETAEFEDGSVVLPTQEEKKPELLLPVYYRLPNYLLQVQTVESMPGINKTAEDIDGKGSVYQPPRQSHFRQVNPRAGKFAYSTDNTFEQEIYFDKVQIIHQIGAKRDQIFLENLNRYNKQLSKVFPETPERWTSQPVPEPSCRPVKGAMRWTALPIPAKDLLLQVGEEDMPMKTRRLKKQAESLKENVTWELMVLRRMLQEWKMGWALIIEWHHKTIEGLLRSLVDIHDDIRIQAIITCATAALERPRIAISQGDSDKETVKAPSIQDLPEVLQPPLKAALCDKNANVRMAAAVCQYAIQSHNLLAREIMQAALLKGNSVDSWAAAQCLALEGAATYPVIKRILHQLFNKKNEDTEQQSCMLLSHLSGKTTLIHTMLAVELNSHQWKDRTVACRALSQIGGNVSVDMKHKLIQLMLSDWNKKVRQAAAQALGQMSLGKEVHDTIRVKLGQGNFQERVEALSLIRGLKLMTAKLLPSFLNSFSDDFMAVRQAACLAAGALQIHDNMVLECLLNLIQRDPCWKIKAFAIRALGQIGHVSPQLTDLLLWAIHYEESPGVRLEACRSILALKLQGDRVRDTFLDVLLLENQDAVLKEIHHAMKILNLENEGNQEMLQEIKNRIQTLSQKELLIQKIFKIETVIGKVKEEAKRVYMQPKQGQKPLKFHTFLQETFQDEVVFPRRPSEFCDIEAVIKPVRPRTPNPWSQSPVPGLNTRSRGHSSLVKDLRTAREKRIAMGPFGSDNQDL from the exons ATGCCACTAATAACACATTTGGTTACAAACGGTTCTTTTAAG GTGCCTGGTCATGCCTCCAGGTCCTCCACTGGACCAGGCAGTGTGGAAGGAAGCATTTGCTGGGAAACAATGACTAAGACCGAGAAGGGAAAGACCTTTCTCTCCCAGCATTTCCGTCAGTCACTCTCCCCACGGCTGGGATGGGGCATGATTTTCTCCTACTTAAAACCAAGAAACAAGGAGGAGTGCGCCTCCGTTTCCAGTGTGCCTCCTGTCTTCCACTCCAGCCCGCAGCACTGTGCAAACCTCAAGAACCTATATTTGAAACAGGCAGCTGCAAACCTCACCTTTTCTCAGGAGGTGGTGCAGCAGCGAGGGCTGGCCAGCATTCCTTACAGCCAATACAGCTTTGACCATCTCTACGATGCAGACAGCATCATCCAGCCTCCCCAAGTCAGGAAGCCCCGACCTGAGAAGCCCATCAGCTTCAAGTTCTTGGATTTTTCAGGTCCCTCAACAAGGGTCACCTCCCAGGCTATGAAGATGGAAAGCTCTGCCAATCTTAAgaagctgaagaaatcaaagccaGCAAGCGCAGTCCAGGAAGCATCTGGTCCTCTCAATCTTCATCCAAGCAGGGAGCTGGACGTGCTGGATCTGTCACTTTCTCCAGATGTGAACCTGGAGGAGAGGGAAACCTGGCTTCCACCTCCTGAGAAGGAGGCCAGAGCATGGCAGGCTGTCATGCTGGAAAAGCTTAACAAGCGCACTGCCCGATGGATCCAGAACAAGCGTCCTCTGAGGCCTGGGGTGTCccccagtaagtggcagagcttctTGCACCAGCAATACGACTGGAGCCACATCCGGGATGAGCTCACTTCCTCCAGCGACCTGGAGCTCTTAAAACAGCTGGAGGAAGAAGAGACAGCAGAATTTGAGGATGGAAGTGTCGTGCTGCCCACCCAGGAGGAAAAGAAGCCAGAGCTGCTGCTTCCTGTCTATTATAG ATTGCCCAATTACTTGCTGCAAGTGCAGACAGTTGAAAGCATGCCTGGCATCAATAAGACTGCTGAGGACATCGATGGAAAGGGGAGCGTCTACCAGCCCCCAAGGCAGAGCCACTTCCGACAGGTGAATCCCCGAGCTGGAAAGTTTGCTTACTCCACGGACAACACCTTTGAACAGGAGATTTACTTCG ATAAAGTCCAGATCATCCACCAGATTGGTGCAAAGAGAGACCAAATTTTCCTGGAAAACCTCAATCGATACAACAAGCAGCTATCTAAGGTCTTCCCTGAAACCCCAGAAAGGTGGACTTCCCAGCCAGTTCCTGAACCAT CTTGCAGGCCTGTGAAAGGAGCCATGCGCTGGACAGCTTTGCCCATACCAGCCAAGGATCTGCTGCTGCAGGTGGGTGAGGAGGACATGCCCATGAAGACCAGGAGACTGAAGAAGCAGGCAGAGTCACTGAAGGAGAATGTGACTTGGGAACTGATGGTCCTGCGGAGGATGCTGCAGGAATGGAAGATGGGCTGGGCTCTAA TCATCGAGTGGCACCATAAAACAATAGAGGGCCTGCTGCGGAGCTTGGTGGACATCCATGATGACATCCGGATCCAAGCCATCATcacgtgtgccacagctgctttAGAACGGCCCCGTATTGCCATCAGCCAGGGAGACTCAG ACAAGGAAACCGTCAAAGCTCCATCTATCCAGGACTTGCCAGAGGTTCTACAGCCCCCCCTAAAGGCTGCTCTTTGTGACAAGAATGCCAATGTACGGATGGCAGCGGCAGTATGCCAATATGCCATACAGTCCCATAATCTTCTTGCCCGGGAAATCATGCAGGCTGCCCTTTTGAAGG GTAATAGCGTGGACAGCTGGGCTGCAGCTCAGTGCCTGGCTCTGGAAGGTGCTGCCACTTACCCCGTGATTAAGAGGATCCTCCATCAGCTGTTTAACAAGAAGAATGAGGACACTGAGCAACAGTCCTGCATGCTCCTGAGCCATCTAAGTGGGAAGACA ACCCTGATACATACCATGCTTGCCGTGGAGCTGAATAGCCATCAATGGAAAGACCGGACTGTAGCCTGCCGAGCTCTCTCCCAGATTGGTGGAAATGTCAGTGTG GATATGAAACATAAGTTGATCCAGCTGATGTTGAGTGACTGGAATAAGAAAGTGAGACAAGCAGCTGCCCAAGCTCTGGGGCAAATGAGCCTTGGGAAAGAGGTGCATGACACAATCAG AGTCAAGCTGGGCCAAGGAAACTTCCAGGAGCGTGTGGAAGCCCTCTCCCTGATTCGTGGGCTCAAGCTCATGACCGCCAAACTTCTCCCAAGCTTTCTGAACTCCTTCTCTGATGACTTCATGGCAGTTCGGCAGGCAGCTTGTTTGGCTGCTGGTGCCCTGCAGATCCATGATAATATG GTCCTTGAATGCCTTCTGAATCTCATACAGAGAGATCCCTGCTGGAAAATCAAGGCCTTTGCCATTCGAG CTTTGGGACAAATTGGCCACGTGAGTCCCCAACTGACAGACCTCCTGCTCTGGGCTATCCACTATGAAGAATCACCAGGTGTACGACTAGAGGCTTGCCGTAGCATCCTAGCCCTCAAACTTCAAGGAGACCGAGTCAGGGACACCTTCCTAGACGTGCTGCTCCTAGAGAACCAGGATGCTGTTCTAAA AGAAATTCACCATGCAATGAAGATACTCAACTtagaaaatgaaggaaaccaaGAAATGCTTCAGGAGATCAAGAACAGG ATTCAAACACTAAGCCAAAAGGAACTGTTGATACAGAAAATATTCAAGATTGAGACAGTCATAGGAAAAGTGAAGGAGGAAGCAAAACGTGTTTACATGCAACCCAAACAGGGGCAAAAACCACTGAaattccatacttttctccaAGAAACTTTTCAGG ATGAGGTGGTGTTTCCTAGAAGACCGTCTGAGTTCTGTGACATTGAAGCAGTCATAAAG
- the RIOX1 gene encoding ribosomal oxygenase 1, with the protein MDGLRASAGLLRRGRLRRRRQPQPHSGSVLALPLRPRKIRRQLRRSVASRMAALRAQALPSEDSEDSRVESMVDDPRDPLAGGAAALSDVTRREPYGHLGPAELLEASPASRSLQTPRALVEAQTPPARLVEASALPARLVQASGPPPRLVEASAVLCSAQHLAAAPPSVAPATLSGPQGESAGGELPWDSPLQRVLAELNRVPSSRRRAARLFEWLIAPMPPDHFYRRLWEREAVLVRRQDHTYYQGLFSTADLDSMLRNEEVQFGQHLDAARYISGRRETLNPPGRALPAAAWSLYRAGCSLRLLCPQAFSTTVWQFLAVLQEQFGSMAGSNVYLTPPNSQGFAPHYDDIEAFVLQLEGRKLWRVYRPRVPTEELALTSSPNFSQEDLGEPVLQTVLEPGDLLYFPRGFIHQAECQDGVHSLHLTLSTYQRNTWGDFLEAVLPLAVQAAMEENVEFRRGLPRDFMDYMGAQHSESKDPRRTAFMEKVRVLVARLGHFAPVDAVADQRAKDFIHDSLPPVLTDRERALSVYGLPIRWETGEPVNVGAQLTTETEVHMLQDGIARLVGEGGHLFLYYTVENSRVYHLEEPKCLEIYPQQADAMELLLRSYPEFVRVADLPCDSVEDQLSLATMLYDKGLLLTKMPLT; encoded by the coding sequence ATGGACGGGCTCCGGGCTAGCGCTGGGCTGCTGCGGCGCGGGCGGTTGAGGCGCCGGCGCCAGCCACAGCCACATAGCGGGTCGGTCCTGGCCCTGCCCCTGAGGCCCAGGAAGATCCGAAGGCAGCTGAGGAGAAGTGTCGCGTCCCGGATGGCCGCGCTGAGGGCCCAGGCGCTGCCGAGCGAGGACTCGGAGGACTCGAGGGTGGAGTCGATGGTCGACGATCCCAGGGACCCGCTGGCTGGAGGGGCGGCGGCCCTCTCGGATGTGACCCGGCGGGAGCCGTACGGCCACCTCGGGCCCGCGGAGCTGTTAGAGGCCTCGCCCGCGTCCCGCTCCCTGCAGACTCCCCGCGCCCTGGTGGAGGCGCAGACCCCGCCGGCGCGCCTGGTGGAGGCATCCGCCCTGCCGGCACGCCTGGTGCAGGCCTCGGGCCCCCCGCCGCGCTTGGTGGAGGCCTCGGCCGTGCTGTGCTCTGCCCAGCACTTGGCGGCCGCCCCGCCGTCCGTGGCTCCAGCGACGCTGTCGGGGCCGCAGGGGGAAAGCGCGGGCGGGGAGCTGCCCTGGGACTCCCCGCTGCAGCGCGTCTTGGCTGAGCTGAACCGCGTCCCCAGCAGCCGGCGGCGGGCGGCGCGCCTCTTCGAGTGGCTCATCGCGCCCATGCCGCCCGACCATTTCTACCGGCGCCTATGGGAGCGCGAGGCTGTGCTGGTGCGGCGGCAGGACCACACCTACTACCAGGGTCTTTTCTCTACCGCCGACCTGGACTCAATGCTGCGCAACGAGGAGGTGCAGTTCGGGCAGCACCTGGACGCCGCGCGCTACATCAGTGGGCGGCGCGAAACCCTGAACCCACCCGGCCGCGCCCTGCCCGCCGCCGCGTGGTCCCTGTACAGGGCCGGCTGCTCCCTGCGCCTCCTCTGTCCGCAGGCTTTCTCCACCACCGTGTGGCAGTTTTTGGCTGTGCTCCAGGAGCAGTTTGGAAGCATGGCAGGCTCCAACGTTTACCTCACGCCCCCTAACTCGCAGGGCTTTGCCCCCCACTACGACGATATCGAGGCTTTTGTGCTGCAGCTGGAAGGTAGGAAACTCTGGCGGGTCTACCGACCGCGGGTTCCGACCGAGGAACTAGCCCTGACATCCAGCCCTAACTTCAGTCAGGAAGACCTAGGAGAGCCGGTGCTACAGACGGTGctggaacctggagatttgctcTATTTTCCCCGAGGCTTCATTCACCAAGCCGAATGCCAGGATGGAGTGCACTCTCTGCACCTGACCTTGTCCACATACCAGCGCAATACCTGGGGCGACTTCCTGGAGGCTGTACTGCCTCTGGCAGTGCAGGCTGCAATGGAGGAAAATGTGGAGTTTCGTAGGGGACTGCCCCGAGACTTTATGGATTACATGGGGGCCCAGCATTCGGAGTCTAAGGATCCGCGAAGAACTGCTTTCATGGAGAAAGTGCGGGTCTTGGTTGCCCGCTTGGGACACTTTGCCCCTGTCGATGCTGTGGCTGACCAGAGAGCCAAAGACTTCATCCACGATTCTCTGCCCCCTGTGCTGACTGATAGGGAGAGGGCACTAAGCGTTTATGGGCTCCCAATTCGCTGGGAGACTGGGGAACCTGTAAACGTGGGGGCCCAGTTGACAACAGAAACAGAAGTGCACATGCTTCAGGATGGTATAGCTCGGCTGGTGGGTGAGGGAGGCCATTTGTTTCTCTATTATACAGTGGAAAACTCCCGAGTTTATCATCTGGAAGAGCCCAAGTGCTTGGAGATATACCCCCAGCAAGCTGATGCCATGGAACTCCTGCTCCGCTCCTACCCAGAGTTTGTGAGGGTAGCGGACTTGCCCTGCGACAGTGTGGAGGACCAGCTTTCCTTGGCGACCATGTTATATGACAAGGGGCTGCTGCTCACCAAGATGCCTCTAACCTGA